From the Bubalus kerabau isolate K-KA32 ecotype Philippines breed swamp buffalo chromosome 2, PCC_UOA_SB_1v2, whole genome shotgun sequence genome, one window contains:
- the ZBTB21 gene encoding zinc finger and BTB domain-containing protein 21 produces MEGLLHYINPAHAISLLSALNEERLKGQLCDALLIVGDQKFRAHKNVLAASSEYFQSLFTNKENEAQTVFQLDFCEPDAFDNVLNYIYSSSLFVEKSSLAAVQELGYSLGISFLTNIASKTPQAPFPTCPNRKKTFTEDEENSSQKRSVIVCQSRNEAPGKAGSQNTPELSHPPRPSASIAVKANASKPPGPKPTEPPHHVAPAEKSWPKDGPAVLARPPELAGPSEEPSRGGLAKRAVAPPSKPPLDRAALDERPGASALLPKGVAVELALRSPRPPVLSLRGSPETPFLLKEAGRGSGPSEDRNLLYYSRLGLVIPAGAPAAGAQGVDRSGPLVKSLLRRSLSMDSQVPVYTPTAELQAPPGAGSGDVAGSVLCAFSSQRPPSKDGGETAAPDTRTPAPQPHRLRSFSASQPAERPGAAPGPEVRVKAEPRSPPEPCDIIRVTVGDAAAATRDLALQTEDDRKDPSRLPAKRRFQTDRRLPAKQPKAESPGSPGSGDPREEGSSPSALRADFPGSDLNKDEFGELEGTRPNKKFKCKHCLKIFRSTAGLHRHVNMYHNPEKPYACDICHKRFHTNFKVWTHCQTQHGVVKNPAPAASSHAVLDEKFQRKLIDIVREREIKKALILKLRRGRPGFQGPGGSPAQVLKRGLRSRAKGAYVCTACGKAYRFLSQLKQHVKMHPGEKALGAARAARPRERAAPGGAAGGPELYLCRLCNAKLSSLLEQGNHERLCRTATVCPYCSLRFFSPELKREHEGKCEFRKLTCLECMRTFKSAFSIWRHQVEVHNQNSMAPAAGTSPPRPDLNGEATGPARPPVLPEPGRADPAATAAKDDPTGGGRGSEPVNFDSEDSTCLPEDLSLSKPLKIQVKEEPPEDAEEEAPEAGAAPKDLWPCEKCGKTFPAPKQLERHQELLCSVKPFICHVCNKAFRTNFRLWSHFQSHMAQASEDPAHREPEAGPGPTGSPSPPPLPPPLPKIQPLEPDSPTGLPETPTPTADKLFAPRESDTLFYHAPPLSAITFKRQFMCKLCHRTFKTAFSLWSHEQTHN; encoded by the coding sequence ATGGAGGGGCTGCTGCACTACATCAACCCAGCACACGCCATCTCTCTCCTCAGTGCCCTCAACGAGGAGCGGCTCAAAGGGCAGCTGTGTGACGCGCTCCTGATCGTGGGTGACCAGAAGTTCCGAGCTCATAAAAACGTCCTGGCTGCCAGCAGTGAATACTTCCAGAGCTTGTTCACCAACAAGGAGAACGAGGCACAGACTGTATTCCAGCTGGACTTCTGTGAGCCAGATGCTTTCGACAATGTGCTGAACTACATCTATTCTTCGTCTCTGTTCGTGGAGAAGAGCAGCCTGGCTGCCGTGCAGGAGCTCGGCTATAGCCTGGGCATCTCCTTCCTGACCAATATCGCCTCCAAGACGCCCCAGGCCCCCTTTCCCACGTGTCCCAACAGAAAGAAGACTTTCACCGAGGACGAGGAGAACAGTTCTCAAAAGAGAAGCGTCATCGTTTGTCAGAGCAGGAACGAAGCCCCTGGGAAAGCCGGGAGTCAGAACACCCCTGAGCTGAGCCACCCTCCCCGGCCCTCCGCCAGCATCGCGGTCAAGGCAAACGCCAGTAAGCCCCCCGGCCCAAAACCCACAGAGCCCCCACACCACGTGGCGCCAGCTGAAAAAAGCTGGCCGAAAGATGGCCCCGCGGTTCTGGCGAGGCCGCCCGAGCTCGCCGGGCCTTCGGAGGAGCCAAGCCGGGGCGGCTTGGCCAAGCGGGCCGTGGCACCACCTTCGAAGCCCCCGCTGGACCGGGCGGCCTTGGACGAAAGGCCAGGCGCCAGCGCCCTGCTCCCCAAAGGCGTGGCCGTGGAGCTGGCGTTGCGGAGCCCGCGGCCGCCCGTCCTGTCCCTGCGGGGCTCGCCCGAGACGCCCTTCCTGCTGAAGGAGGCGGGCCGGGGCAGCGGGCCGAGTGAGGATCGGAACCTACTGTATTACTCTAGGCTGGGGCTGGTCATCCCAGCCGGGGCGCCGGCGGCCGGGGCCCAGGGTGTGGACCGCAGCGGCCCTCTCGTCAAGAGCCTCCTGCGCCGGTCGCTGTCCATGGACAGCCAAGTCCCCGTGTACACACCCACTGCCGAGCTGCAGGCTCCCCCAGGCGCGGGCTCGGGCGATGTGGCGGGCAGCGTGCTCTGCGCCTTCTCTTCTCAGAGGCCGCCCTCCAAGGACGGGGGCGAGACGGCGGCCCCCGACACCCGGACCCCTGCCCCGCAGCCTCACCGCCTCAGGTCCTTCAGCGCCTCTCAGCCAGCTGAGCGGCCGGGGGCGGCCCCGGGGCCGGAGGTGCGGGTCAAGGCCGAGCCGCGCAGCCCCCCGGAGCCATGCGACATCATTCGCGTCACCGTGGGGGATGCCGCGGCCGCCACGAGAGACCTGGCGCTACAGACAGAAGACGACCGGAAAGACCCCAGCAGACTCCCAGCCAAGAGGCGGTTCCAGACCGACAGGAGGCTGCCGGCCAAGCAGCCCAAGGCTGAGAGCCCAGGCTCCCCGGGCTCGGGAGACCCCCGCGAGGAGGGCTCGAGCCCATCTGCCCTCCGGGCCGACTTCCCAGGCTCTGACTTAAACAAAGACGAATTCGGTGAGTTGGAGGGCACGAGaccaaacaaaaagtttaaatgcAAACATTGCCTTAAAATCTTTAGATCCACGGCGGGCCTGCACCGGCACGTGAACATGTACCACAACCCCGAGAAGCCGTACGCCTGCGACATCTGCCACAAGCGCTTTCACACGAACTTCAAAGTGTGGACGCACTGCCAGACACAGCACGGTGTGGTGAAAAATCCGGCTCCGGCCGCCAGCTCCCACGCTGTCCTGGACGAGAAGTTCCAGAGGAAGCTTATTGATATTGTGCGAGAGCGGGAGATCAAGAAGGCGCTGATCCTGAAGCTGCGGCGTGGCCGGCCGGGCTTCCAGGGCCCTGGCGGCTCCCCAGCGCAGGTCCTCAAGCGGGGCCTGCGCTCCCGGGCCAAGGGCGCCTATGTGTGCACGGCCTGCGGGAAGGCCTACCGCTTCCTCTCCCAGCTCAAGCAGCATGTGAAGATGCACCCGGGGGAGAAGGCCCTTGGGGCTGCCAGGGCCGCGCGGCCCAGGGAGCGCGCGGCCCCCGGGGGCGCAGCGGGCGGCCCGGAGCTCTATCTGTGCCGCCTCTGTAACGCCAAGCTCTCTTCTCTCCTAGAGCAAGGCAACCACGAGCGCCTGTGCCGCACTGCTACGGTGTGCCCCTACTGCAGCCTCAGGTTCTTCTCGCCCGAGCTCAAGCGCGAGCACGAGGGCAAGTGCGAGTTCCGCAAGCTCACGTGCCTGGAGTGCATGCGCACCTTCAAGTCGGCCTTCAGCATCTGGCGGCACCAGGTGGAAGTGCACAATCAGAACAGCATGGCCCCGGCCGCCGGCACCTCCCCACCCCGGCCTGACCTAAACGGCGAGGCCACCGGCCCTGCCCGGCCCCCTGTCCTGCCCGAGCCTGGCCGAGCCGACCCTGCGGCCACTGCCGCCAAAGACGACCCCACGGGGGGCGGCCGCGGCTCTGAGCCTGTGAACTTTGACTCCGAAGACTCCACCTGCCTCCCCGAGGACCTCAGCCTCTCCAAGCCGCTGAAGATCCAGGTCAAAGAGGAGCCGCCGGAGGATGCCGAGGAGGAGGCGCCCGAAGCCGGCGCGGCCCCCAAGGACCTGTGGCCCTGCGAGAAGTGCGGCAAGACCTTCCCGGCACCTAAGCAGCTGGAGCGGCACCAGGAGCTGCTGTGCTCCGTGAAGCCCTTCATCTGCCACGTCTGCAACAAGGCTTTCCGCACCAACTTCCGGCTCTGGAGCCACTTCCAGTCCCACATGGCCCAGGCCTCTGAGGACCCTGCGCACCGGGAACCTGAGGCTGGCCCGGGCCCCACCGGCTCCCCGTCGCCGCCCCCGCTGCCCCCACCGCTGCCCAAGATCCAGCCCCTGGAGCCCGACAGCCCCACAGGCCTGCCCGAAACCCCCACTCCCACCGCCGACAAGCTGTTCGCGCCCCGAGAGTCAGACACGCTGTTCTACCACGCGCCCCCTCTCTCCGCCATCACTTTTAAAAGACAGTTCATGTGTAAGCTCTGCCACAGGACATTCAAGACGGCCTTCAGCCTCTGGAGCCACGAGCAGACCCACAACTAA